From the Leguminivora glycinivorella isolate SPB_JAAS2020 chromosome 15, LegGlyc_1.1, whole genome shotgun sequence genome, one window contains:
- the LOC125233773 gene encoding V-type proton ATPase subunit D-like, translating into MNTTDRYPATASQFMLREIKRQQELVNRGYQLLKRKAEALRIKGRQTASDLSVTQALLGHTLREAYISLAAVKFTNGESNALVLENIEEAQIRVKRIPENISGVSTVTLHAIEEFGASDALRYAGLGAGGHRTGEAKRAFREAVHILIKFASLRNTCILLDNAIRSTLRKVNGIEKVIMPKLSNTMKYIQVELAEREREEMHRLKMVKAKKIRAKALAKMRLEDSQNGYNAAGGEGAEIDVRSASRIRSIECLTSIVCACKSLPSTDSIEDFSKPICQPAGWDDEDLLF; encoded by the exons ATGAACACAACCGACCGTTATCCCGCGACCGCTTCGCAGTTCATGCTGCGAGAGATCAAACGGCAGCAGGAGCTGGTCAATCGAGGGTACCAACTGCTGAAGAGGAAGGCCGAAGCTCTAAGGATTAAAG GTCGACAGACGGCGTCCGACTTATCGGTGACGCAAGCACTTTTGGGTCATACGCTGAGAGAGGCCTACATATCGTTGGCGGCTGTCAAGTTCACTAACGGAGAATCCAATGCGTTGGTGCTCGAAAATATTGAGGAG GCACAAATCCGCGTCAAACGCATACCAGAAAACATCTCCGGCGTGTCCACCGTGACGCTCCACGCTATAGAAGAATTTGGCGCCAGCGACGCGCTGCGCTACGCTGGTCTCGGCGCCGGAGGGCATCGCACGGGCGAGGCAAAGAGGGCGTTTCGCGAGGCCGTGCATATTCTGATCAAGTTCGCGTCGCTGAGGAACACGTGTATACTGTTGGATAATGCTATTAGGTCTACGCTGAG aaaagtAAACGGCATAGAAAAGGTCATTATGCCTAAGCTTTCGAATACAATGAAATATATTCAAGTAGAACTAGCGGAACGG GAAAGAGAAGAGATGCACAGACTGAAGATGGTGAAAGCCAAGAAGATTCGAGCCAAAGCTCTAGCTAAGATGCGTCTCGAAGACTCCCAAAATGGATACAACGCTGCTGGCGGCGAAGGTGCTGAGATTG ATGTCCGTTCTGCTTCTCGTATCCGATCCATCGAGTGCCTCACGAGTATCGTCTGTGCGTGCAAGTCGCTACCGTCCACGGATTCCATCGAAGATTTCTCTAAACCAATCTGCCAGCCCGCTGGTTGGGACGATGAAGATCTTCTCTTTTGA
- the LOC125233777 gene encoding uncharacterized protein LOC125233777: protein MDALEPSNVDAEAQADIPEPDVEDTSLKIRPLERITLHPKVPPEPSAYGKGKGYSRPWILQDGREPPAKGSEMRNQYKVPKKPPRTVGIRKQLLKDFFWEQMLEEVIDELKPTNPVAEFCTEYESNYVKDNFEPRNLEIPLDKNMHLKFPLYGTGSSAVTFYSETTKKTGPGEILEKFRRCQYFTKPMEERLDNGWVL, encoded by the exons ATGGATGCTTTAGAACCAAGCAACGTTGACGCCGAAGCTCAAGCTGATATTCCAGAGCCGGACGTTGAGGATACATCCTTAAAAATAAGACCCCTTGAACGGATTACCTTACATCCGAAAGTTCCCCCAGAACCATCTGCTTATGGCAAAGGGAAGGGTTACAGTCGGCCATGGATTCTGCAGGACGGCAGGGAACCACCTGCTAAAGGCAGCGAAATGAGAAACCAATACAAAGTTCCAAAGAAACCTCCACGTACTGTTG GTATCCGAAAGCAATTGTTAAAGGACTTCTTCTGGGAGCAAATGTTAGAAGAAGTAATAGACGAGTTGAAACCTACCAACCCTGTCGCTGAGTTCTGCACCGAATATGAGTCCAACTATGTGAAGGATAATTTCGAGCCACGTAATTTAGAAATTCCTTTGGACAAAAAC ATGCATCTAAAATTCCCCCTGTATGGTACAGGGTCTAGTGCCGTTACTTTCTACAGCGAGACTACCAAGAAGACAGGACCC GGTGAAATCCTGGAAAAGTTCCGAAGATGCCAGTATTTTACCAAGCCCATGGAAGAGAGGTTGGACAACGGTTGGGTTTTGTAG
- the LOC125233779 gene encoding NADH dehydrogenase [ubiquinone] 1 alpha subcomplex subunit 13 has protein sequence MSCTSVVRKQDLPPPGGYKPIPYKRIPAKQFFSGYAMFAGFIGMTTGSLYLYYLNYKQIKKHEIEMRSAKMAIYPMLLAERDREYLKQLRRNRDAEADLMKDVPGWEVGTYYGEKVYKLLPPDTLVEPIFHEYYAHTDPMAWYKRAYIKLLS, from the exons ATGTCCTGCACTTCAGTGGTTAGAAAACAGGATTTGCCTCCTCCGGGGGGCTACAAGCCCATCCCCTACAAGAGAATCCCGGCTAAACAATTCTTTAGCG GATATGCCATGTTCGCTGGCTTCATCGGCATGACCACCGGATCTCTCTACCTGTACTACCTCAACTACAAGCAGATCAAGAAGCACGAGATCGAGATGCGTTCGGCCAAGATGGCCATCTACCCGATGCTGCTCGCCGAGCGTGACCGGGAGTACCTCAAGCAGCTGCGGAGGAACAGGGACGCTGAGGCGGACCTGATGAAGGACGTGCCTGGATGGGAG GTCGGAACCTACTACGGCGAGAAGGTATACAAGCTGCTGCCCCCGGACACACTTGTGGAGCCCATCTTCCACGAGTATTACGCCCACACTGACCCCATGGCGTGGTACAAGCGCGCCTACATAAAACTCCTCAGCTAA
- the LOC125233767 gene encoding very-long-chain (3R)-3-hydroxyacyl-CoA dehydratase isoform X2 encodes MSYSLPLLDINFDLWTTEDGLDSEDETRDVMKDYPGMYDKLQKEEFGYRKEDYKKVYLILYNLFQFVGFSYILAVMAVRYMKLEGDSIADTYEHVGPAMKFLQLMQYLEVMHPMFGYTKGGVLVPFMQVSGRAMVLFAMIEAEPRMQTKPVVFYLFIVWSLIEVVRYPYYITQLYKKEVYILTWLRYTMWIPLYPIGIVCEAIVLIRNIPYFEETQKFTISLPNPWNFAFHMPTALRVYLLFLMCPGLYLVMSHMHKLRTIKLKPKVVIKKSK; translated from the exons ATGTCATACAGTTTACCATTACTTGAT ATAAACTTCGATCTGTGGACCACGGAGGATGGCTTGGACAGCGAGGATGAGACCCGTGACGTCATGAAGGACTACCCTGGGATGTATGACAAGCTGCAGAAAGAAGAGTTTGGCTATAGGAAAG AAGACTACAAGAAAGTATACCTCATCCTCTACAACCTGTTCCAATTCGTGGGCTTCTCCTACATCCTAGCTGTCATGGCCGTTCGCTATATGAAGCTAGAAGGGGACTCCATCGCTGACACGTATGAACATGTCGGACCAGCCATGAAGTTCCTGCAACTGATGCAGTATCTAGAAGTCATGCATCCCATGTTTGGATATACTAAG GGAGGCGTTTTAGTCCCGTTCATGCAAGTAAGCGGCCGTGCCATGGTCCTGTTCGCTATGATAGAAGCGGAGCCGCGCATGCAGACCAAACCTGTTGTGTTCTACCTGTTCATTGTATGGAGCCTCATCGAAGTCGTCAG ataTCCGTACTACATCACTCAACTCTACAAAAAAGAGGTCTACATCCTAACCTGGCTCCGCTACACGATGTGGATCCCGCTCTACCCGATCGGCATCGTCTGCGAAGCCATCGTCCTCATCAGAAACATTCCCTACTTCGAAGAAACACAAAAATTCACCATCTCCCTTCCCAACCCTTGGAATTTCGCTTTCCACATGCCCACAGCCTTACGAGTGTATCTACTATTCCTCATGTGCCCAGGTCTGTATCTAGTTATGAGCCATATGCATAAACTTAGAACGATCAAGCTCAAACCTAAAGTAGTCATCAAAAAATCCAAATAG